A genomic window from Vitis riparia cultivar Riparia Gloire de Montpellier isolate 1030 chromosome 16, EGFV_Vit.rip_1.0, whole genome shotgun sequence includes:
- the LOC117934016 gene encoding uncharacterized protein LOC117934016 isoform X1, with protein MPVARLKDSSTSDAMKSEDGNDSLDSFIRQAIGKEPFLSFSRAGESPVQWIQLLHALDQQDLPGWPLLSPLKVQMQKCEKCSKEFCSPINYRRHIRVHRRTLNIDKDSTKNRNLLGAFWDKLSVDDAKEVVSFKNVSLEEVSGSSIVRALTSFVRKPGFSSLPQVYMKAGSALLDIVQSRPSRFPISSQDLFSILDDASEKTFLCAGTAESMQKYVFDGEAGKIGLEMKNLVACTCFLVEQKLVKAWLADKDAEALRCHKLLVEEEEAAQKRQAELLERKRQKKLRQKEQKAKEQTNGEKTDSTEDITMSEVVPTAEISSHVATTVCETATQSYAISPSVEPIELSNTEKDSANTTAQSGIGAGYSEAGTSQNVERRVAQGVGCRHLIKMRRQVPKSQRGAPNGFHADQNPQISKFGAIQKHATHRDPRAVPVVNNNKVWTRKPKSENEGESLKSRLQREVLNQPDQNMNCEVMIGSISVTLGNSSDQLQGENLVVARDSCTSQHPMPKKTYIQEKPIKPDSVSMKPDPAQSGTNRSTGKHWRVVNRQETGGSMPVQSGNRESEAGVATEKGNDLTLSNESCIRSCAMDTNSSTGVNNFASQMKERSSVGGFQFSSWAAEAFLAQRWKEAIASDHVKLVIFPESEPPGCTEPASDNLVKTQNNLANAGALESSTSATVKVKFRPTSEKGIKLKYIPKKRTNT; from the exons ATGCCAGTTGCAAGACTCAAGGATTCTAGCACTTCAGATGCAATGAAATCAGAAGATGGAAATGATTCCCTGGACAGTTTCATCAGACAAGCAATAGGAAAAgagccttttctttctttctcaaggGCCGGGGAAAGTCCAGTACAGTGGATCCAATTACTCCACGCTTTAGATCAGCAAG ATCTCCCTGGTTGGCCATTGCTTTCTCCTTTGAAGGTACAAATGCAGAAGTGTGAGAAGTGTTCCAAAGAATTTTGTTCACCCATTAATTACCGAAGACATATACGTGTACACCGTCGGACTTTGAACATTGATAAG GATTCAACTAAAAACAGGAATCTATTAGGAGCATTTTGGGATAAG CTCTCTGTGGATGATGCTAAGGAAGTTGTATCATTCAAGAATGTTTCACTCGAG GAAGTTTCTGGGTCTTCAATTGTGAGGGCATTGACATCATTTGTCCGGAAGCCAGGATTTTCTTCTCTTCCACAAGTGTATATGAAGGCTGGTTCTGCCCTTTTG GATATTGTCCAATCTAGACCTTCCAGGTTCCCAATATCCTCCCAGGATTTATTCAGTATCCTTGATGATGCAagtgaaaaaacatttttatgtgCTGGCACAGCTGAATCAAtgcaaaaatatgtttttgatgGGGAAGCTGGGAAGATTGGTTTGGAGATGAAAAACTTAGTTGCTTGCACCTGCTTCCTGGTAGAACAGAAACTG GTTAAGGCATGGCTTGCTGACAAGGATGCTGAAGCTTTGAGGTGCCACAAGTTGCTTGTGGAAGAGGAAGAAGCTGCTCAGAAAAG GCAAGCCGAGCTGTTGGAGAGGAAAAGGCAGAAAAAGCTTAGGCAGAAAGAACAGAAAGCAAAGGAGCAAACCAATGGGGAGAAGACAGACTCTACGGAGGACATCACCATGTCAGAGGTTGTGCCTACTGCAGAAATTTCCAGTCATGTGGCTACAACCGTTTGTGAGACAGCCACACAATCATATGCCATTTCTCCATCAGTTGAACCCATAGAACTTTCAAACACTGAAAAAGATAGTGCAAATACCACAGCTCAATCTGGAATTGGTGCTGGATATTCTGAAGCAGGCACTTCTCAGAATGTTGAACGCCGAGTTGCACAGGGAGTTGGTTGTCGGCATTTAATTAAAATGCGAAGACAGGTGCCAAAATCACAGAGAGGCGCACCAAATGGCTTCCATGCAGATCAGAATCCTCAGATATCAAAGTTTGGAGCCATACAAAAGCATGCCACCCACAGGGATCCCAGGGCTGTTCCAGTagtcaataataataaagtttggACCCGTAAACCTAAATCAGAAAATGAAGGAGAAAGCTTGAAAAGCAGATTACAGAGAGAGGTACTAAACCAACCAGATCAAAATATGAACTGTGAGGTGATGATAGGTTCTATATCTGTCACACTTGGAAATTCTAGTGATCAGCTACAAGGTGAGAATCTAGTTGTAGCCCGAGATAGTTGCACCTCACAGCATCCAATGCCAAAGAAAACCTATATTCAGGAGAAGCCCATTAAACCAGATTCTGTTTCTATGAAGCCAGATCCAGCTCAGAGTGGCACAAATAGGTCAACAGGTAAACATTGGAGGGTTGTGAACCGACAGGAAACTGGAGGTTCAATGCCAGTTCAAAGTGGCAATAGAGAATCTGAAGCTGGTGTGGCTACTGAGAAGGGAAATGACCTAACCCTGTCCAATGAAAGCTGCATCAGATCATGTGCTATGGACACTAATAGTAGCACAGGTGTGAACAATTTCGCATCACAGATGAAGGAAAGATCATCTGTAGGAGGTTTTCAGTTCTCCAGCTGGGCTGCAGAAGCTTTTCTCGCACAGA GATGGAAGGAGGCTATTGCTTCAGACCATGTGAAACTGGTCATATTTCCAGAATCCGAGCCTCCAGGATGCACAGAACCAGCATCAGACAATCTTGTCAAGACACAGAACAACCTTGCTAATGCCGGGGCTCTCGAGTCTTCAACCTCGGCAACTGTCAAAGTCAAGTTCAGACCAACGTCCGAAAAGGGAATTAAGCTAAAGTACATTCCAAAAAAGAGAACCAATACCTGA
- the LOC117934016 gene encoding uncharacterized protein LOC117934016 isoform X2: MKSEDGNDSLDSFIRQAIGKEPFLSFSRAGESPVQWIQLLHALDQQDLPGWPLLSPLKVQMQKCEKCSKEFCSPINYRRHIRVHRRTLNIDKDSTKNRNLLGAFWDKLSVDDAKEVVSFKNVSLEEVSGSSIVRALTSFVRKPGFSSLPQVYMKAGSALLDIVQSRPSRFPISSQDLFSILDDASEKTFLCAGTAESMQKYVFDGEAGKIGLEMKNLVACTCFLVEQKLVKAWLADKDAEALRCHKLLVEEEEAAQKRQAELLERKRQKKLRQKEQKAKEQTNGEKTDSTEDITMSEVVPTAEISSHVATTVCETATQSYAISPSVEPIELSNTEKDSANTTAQSGIGAGYSEAGTSQNVERRVAQGVGCRHLIKMRRQVPKSQRGAPNGFHADQNPQISKFGAIQKHATHRDPRAVPVVNNNKVWTRKPKSENEGESLKSRLQREVLNQPDQNMNCEVMIGSISVTLGNSSDQLQGENLVVARDSCTSQHPMPKKTYIQEKPIKPDSVSMKPDPAQSGTNRSTGKHWRVVNRQETGGSMPVQSGNRESEAGVATEKGNDLTLSNESCIRSCAMDTNSSTGVNNFASQMKERSSVGGFQFSSWAAEAFLAQRWKEAIASDHVKLVIFPESEPPGCTEPASDNLVKTQNNLANAGALESSTSATVKVKFRPTSEKGIKLKYIPKKRTNT, from the exons ATGAAATCAGAAGATGGAAATGATTCCCTGGACAGTTTCATCAGACAAGCAATAGGAAAAgagccttttctttctttctcaaggGCCGGGGAAAGTCCAGTACAGTGGATCCAATTACTCCACGCTTTAGATCAGCAAG ATCTCCCTGGTTGGCCATTGCTTTCTCCTTTGAAGGTACAAATGCAGAAGTGTGAGAAGTGTTCCAAAGAATTTTGTTCACCCATTAATTACCGAAGACATATACGTGTACACCGTCGGACTTTGAACATTGATAAG GATTCAACTAAAAACAGGAATCTATTAGGAGCATTTTGGGATAAG CTCTCTGTGGATGATGCTAAGGAAGTTGTATCATTCAAGAATGTTTCACTCGAG GAAGTTTCTGGGTCTTCAATTGTGAGGGCATTGACATCATTTGTCCGGAAGCCAGGATTTTCTTCTCTTCCACAAGTGTATATGAAGGCTGGTTCTGCCCTTTTG GATATTGTCCAATCTAGACCTTCCAGGTTCCCAATATCCTCCCAGGATTTATTCAGTATCCTTGATGATGCAagtgaaaaaacatttttatgtgCTGGCACAGCTGAATCAAtgcaaaaatatgtttttgatgGGGAAGCTGGGAAGATTGGTTTGGAGATGAAAAACTTAGTTGCTTGCACCTGCTTCCTGGTAGAACAGAAACTG GTTAAGGCATGGCTTGCTGACAAGGATGCTGAAGCTTTGAGGTGCCACAAGTTGCTTGTGGAAGAGGAAGAAGCTGCTCAGAAAAG GCAAGCCGAGCTGTTGGAGAGGAAAAGGCAGAAAAAGCTTAGGCAGAAAGAACAGAAAGCAAAGGAGCAAACCAATGGGGAGAAGACAGACTCTACGGAGGACATCACCATGTCAGAGGTTGTGCCTACTGCAGAAATTTCCAGTCATGTGGCTACAACCGTTTGTGAGACAGCCACACAATCATATGCCATTTCTCCATCAGTTGAACCCATAGAACTTTCAAACACTGAAAAAGATAGTGCAAATACCACAGCTCAATCTGGAATTGGTGCTGGATATTCTGAAGCAGGCACTTCTCAGAATGTTGAACGCCGAGTTGCACAGGGAGTTGGTTGTCGGCATTTAATTAAAATGCGAAGACAGGTGCCAAAATCACAGAGAGGCGCACCAAATGGCTTCCATGCAGATCAGAATCCTCAGATATCAAAGTTTGGAGCCATACAAAAGCATGCCACCCACAGGGATCCCAGGGCTGTTCCAGTagtcaataataataaagtttggACCCGTAAACCTAAATCAGAAAATGAAGGAGAAAGCTTGAAAAGCAGATTACAGAGAGAGGTACTAAACCAACCAGATCAAAATATGAACTGTGAGGTGATGATAGGTTCTATATCTGTCACACTTGGAAATTCTAGTGATCAGCTACAAGGTGAGAATCTAGTTGTAGCCCGAGATAGTTGCACCTCACAGCATCCAATGCCAAAGAAAACCTATATTCAGGAGAAGCCCATTAAACCAGATTCTGTTTCTATGAAGCCAGATCCAGCTCAGAGTGGCACAAATAGGTCAACAGGTAAACATTGGAGGGTTGTGAACCGACAGGAAACTGGAGGTTCAATGCCAGTTCAAAGTGGCAATAGAGAATCTGAAGCTGGTGTGGCTACTGAGAAGGGAAATGACCTAACCCTGTCCAATGAAAGCTGCATCAGATCATGTGCTATGGACACTAATAGTAGCACAGGTGTGAACAATTTCGCATCACAGATGAAGGAAAGATCATCTGTAGGAGGTTTTCAGTTCTCCAGCTGGGCTGCAGAAGCTTTTCTCGCACAGA GATGGAAGGAGGCTATTGCTTCAGACCATGTGAAACTGGTCATATTTCCAGAATCCGAGCCTCCAGGATGCACAGAACCAGCATCAGACAATCTTGTCAAGACACAGAACAACCTTGCTAATGCCGGGGCTCTCGAGTCTTCAACCTCGGCAACTGTCAAAGTCAAGTTCAGACCAACGTCCGAAAAGGGAATTAAGCTAAAGTACATTCCAAAAAAGAGAACCAATACCTGA
- the LOC117934016 gene encoding uncharacterized protein LOC117934016 isoform X3 encodes MQKCEKCSKEFCSPINYRRHIRVHRRTLNIDKDSTKNRNLLGAFWDKLSVDDAKEVVSFKNVSLEEVSGSSIVRALTSFVRKPGFSSLPQVYMKAGSALLDIVQSRPSRFPISSQDLFSILDDASEKTFLCAGTAESMQKYVFDGEAGKIGLEMKNLVACTCFLVEQKLVKAWLADKDAEALRCHKLLVEEEEAAQKRQAELLERKRQKKLRQKEQKAKEQTNGEKTDSTEDITMSEVVPTAEISSHVATTVCETATQSYAISPSVEPIELSNTEKDSANTTAQSGIGAGYSEAGTSQNVERRVAQGVGCRHLIKMRRQVPKSQRGAPNGFHADQNPQISKFGAIQKHATHRDPRAVPVVNNNKVWTRKPKSENEGESLKSRLQREVLNQPDQNMNCEVMIGSISVTLGNSSDQLQGENLVVARDSCTSQHPMPKKTYIQEKPIKPDSVSMKPDPAQSGTNRSTGKHWRVVNRQETGGSMPVQSGNRESEAGVATEKGNDLTLSNESCIRSCAMDTNSSTGVNNFASQMKERSSVGGFQFSSWAAEAFLAQRWKEAIASDHVKLVIFPESEPPGCTEPASDNLVKTQNNLANAGALESSTSATVKVKFRPTSEKGIKLKYIPKKRTNT; translated from the exons ATGCAGAAGTGTGAGAAGTGTTCCAAAGAATTTTGTTCACCCATTAATTACCGAAGACATATACGTGTACACCGTCGGACTTTGAACATTGATAAG GATTCAACTAAAAACAGGAATCTATTAGGAGCATTTTGGGATAAG CTCTCTGTGGATGATGCTAAGGAAGTTGTATCATTCAAGAATGTTTCACTCGAG GAAGTTTCTGGGTCTTCAATTGTGAGGGCATTGACATCATTTGTCCGGAAGCCAGGATTTTCTTCTCTTCCACAAGTGTATATGAAGGCTGGTTCTGCCCTTTTG GATATTGTCCAATCTAGACCTTCCAGGTTCCCAATATCCTCCCAGGATTTATTCAGTATCCTTGATGATGCAagtgaaaaaacatttttatgtgCTGGCACAGCTGAATCAAtgcaaaaatatgtttttgatgGGGAAGCTGGGAAGATTGGTTTGGAGATGAAAAACTTAGTTGCTTGCACCTGCTTCCTGGTAGAACAGAAACTG GTTAAGGCATGGCTTGCTGACAAGGATGCTGAAGCTTTGAGGTGCCACAAGTTGCTTGTGGAAGAGGAAGAAGCTGCTCAGAAAAG GCAAGCCGAGCTGTTGGAGAGGAAAAGGCAGAAAAAGCTTAGGCAGAAAGAACAGAAAGCAAAGGAGCAAACCAATGGGGAGAAGACAGACTCTACGGAGGACATCACCATGTCAGAGGTTGTGCCTACTGCAGAAATTTCCAGTCATGTGGCTACAACCGTTTGTGAGACAGCCACACAATCATATGCCATTTCTCCATCAGTTGAACCCATAGAACTTTCAAACACTGAAAAAGATAGTGCAAATACCACAGCTCAATCTGGAATTGGTGCTGGATATTCTGAAGCAGGCACTTCTCAGAATGTTGAACGCCGAGTTGCACAGGGAGTTGGTTGTCGGCATTTAATTAAAATGCGAAGACAGGTGCCAAAATCACAGAGAGGCGCACCAAATGGCTTCCATGCAGATCAGAATCCTCAGATATCAAAGTTTGGAGCCATACAAAAGCATGCCACCCACAGGGATCCCAGGGCTGTTCCAGTagtcaataataataaagtttggACCCGTAAACCTAAATCAGAAAATGAAGGAGAAAGCTTGAAAAGCAGATTACAGAGAGAGGTACTAAACCAACCAGATCAAAATATGAACTGTGAGGTGATGATAGGTTCTATATCTGTCACACTTGGAAATTCTAGTGATCAGCTACAAGGTGAGAATCTAGTTGTAGCCCGAGATAGTTGCACCTCACAGCATCCAATGCCAAAGAAAACCTATATTCAGGAGAAGCCCATTAAACCAGATTCTGTTTCTATGAAGCCAGATCCAGCTCAGAGTGGCACAAATAGGTCAACAGGTAAACATTGGAGGGTTGTGAACCGACAGGAAACTGGAGGTTCAATGCCAGTTCAAAGTGGCAATAGAGAATCTGAAGCTGGTGTGGCTACTGAGAAGGGAAATGACCTAACCCTGTCCAATGAAAGCTGCATCAGATCATGTGCTATGGACACTAATAGTAGCACAGGTGTGAACAATTTCGCATCACAGATGAAGGAAAGATCATCTGTAGGAGGTTTTCAGTTCTCCAGCTGGGCTGCAGAAGCTTTTCTCGCACAGA GATGGAAGGAGGCTATTGCTTCAGACCATGTGAAACTGGTCATATTTCCAGAATCCGAGCCTCCAGGATGCACAGAACCAGCATCAGACAATCTTGTCAAGACACAGAACAACCTTGCTAATGCCGGGGCTCTCGAGTCTTCAACCTCGGCAACTGTCAAAGTCAAGTTCAGACCAACGTCCGAAAAGGGAATTAAGCTAAAGTACATTCCAAAAAAGAGAACCAATACCTGA
- the LOC117933558 gene encoding uncharacterized protein LOC117933558: MSGGVGPTYNDIQLPKDDHDHDDQDHHQQPISASAAKNGHHPTIAPTRKGFLTFRQLNALAVIVVFSASGMVSIEDFVFVVFSYIYIHFISKVAFPPPPNASTQERVFDPNNKFLSLYVFIAAIIGLILPIAYIFHGILEEDKQGIKAASPHVFLLSSQVFMEGVAFSDKFSIPISVFVPVFYNSRRIFTIVEWLRNEIGKVDEEYGGSAGRVYIGRALAIANMVLWCFNLFGFLLPVYLPRAFKKYYASFNKIKD; this comes from the coding sequence ATGTCAGGTGGTGTAGGGCCAACATATAACGACATCCAACTTCCGAAGGATGATCATGACCATGACGACCAGGACCACCACCAACAACCCATCTCCGCCTCCGCTGCGAAGAACGGCCACCACCCCACCATCGCCCCCACCCGCAAAGGCTTCCTGACGTTCCGGCAACTCAACGCCCTGGCCGTCATTGTCGTCTTCTCCGCCAGCGGAATGGTGAGCATCGAAGACTTTGTATTCGTCGTCTTCTCCTACATCTACATTCATTTCATCTCCAAGGTGGCCTTCCCGCCACCACCCAATGCTTCGACCCAAGAACGAGTCTTCGACCCAAACAACAAGTTCCTCTCCCTCTACGTCTTCATCGCCGCCATCATCGGCCTCATCCTCCCCATTGCCTACATCTTCCACGGCATCCTGGAAGAAGACAAACAGGGCATCAAAGCAGCTTCTCCACACGTCTTCCTCCTATCCAGCCAAGTTTTCATGGAGGGAGTGGCATTTTCCGACAAATTTTCAATACCCATTAGCGTATTCGTGCCGGTGTTTTACAATTCAAGAAGAATTTTCACGATCGTGGAGTGGTTGAGGAATGAGATTGGGAAGGTGGATGAAGAGTACGGTGGGTCTGCCGGAAGGGTGTATATAGGGAGAGCACTTGCCATAGCCAACATGGTGTTATGGTGCTTCAACCTGTTTGGGTTCTTGTTGCCTGTTTATCTTCCCAGGGCTTTCAAGAAGTACTATGCTTCCTTTAACAAAATCAAAGACTGA
- the LOC117933555 gene encoding SKP1-like protein 21 isoform X1, translated as MSESAMAVVKPEMKSYIWLQTADGSIQQVEEEVAMFCPMICREILQTGMGSSKNYAISLPQRVNPAILGLILDYCRFHQVPGRSNKERKSFDEKFIRMDTKKLCELTSAADSLQLKPLVDLTSRALARIIEGKTPEEIRETFHLPDDLTEEEKLEPLRNITDDPRIRLLNRLYARKRKELKEREKLKNVEVEEERVDERSVDDLLSFINGEDGDSKGVRASKNKKKNRRRKDQMKDSSSNNVNGDHKKELDGVHTSCHNAEADEILVSTPSKTSKLQELPASTFSPKLEFDDGDIDDELDPAMKEQLDREVEDFARRLNSDWPERMQEILSLGQQRRLVPISMNGNGSAHRFGQQIMIP; from the exons ATGTCAGAAAGTGCTATGGCAGTTGTGAAACCTGAG ATGAAGTCTTATATCTGGCTCCAAACTGCTGATGGTTCTATTcaacaagttgaagaagagGTTGCCATGTTTTGCCCCATGATATGCCGAGAAATACTTCAGACTGGCATGGGATCTTCCAAAAATTATGCCATATCGCTTCCACAACGAGTCAATCCTGCTATCTTGGGCTTAATACTTGATTACTGTCGGTTTCATCAAGTACCAGGTCGCTCAAATAAG GAGCGGAAATCCTTTGATGAGAAGTTTATTCGGATGGATACAAAAAAGTTATGTGAGTTGACATCTGCTGCTGACAGCCTCCAGCTGAAGCCTTTGGTTGACCTCACCAGCCGTGCACTCGCTCGAATTATTGAGGGGAAAACTCCTGAGGAAATTCGTGAGACGTTTCATTTGCCTGATGACCTTACAGAG GAGGAGAAGTTGGAGCCCTTGAGAAACATAACTGATGATCCACGGATTCGGCTATTGAATAGATTatatgcaagaaaaaggaaagaattaaaagagagagagaaattgaaG AATGTTGAGGTTGAAGAGGAGCGTGTGGATGAGCGTTCGGTGGATGATCTCCTGTCATTTATTAATGGTGAAGATGGAG ATTCTAAAGGGGTTAGAGCttctaagaataaaaaaaaaaatcggagAAGAAAGGATCAAATGAAGGACTCTTCTTCAAACAATGTAAATGGAGACCATAAAAAG GAGTTGGATGGAGTTCACACATCTTGCCATAATGCCGAGGCTGATGAAATTTTGGTGTCCACCCCTAGTAAAACTTCAAAATTGCAGGAACTTCCTGCTTCTACCTTTTCACCTAAACTTGAGTTTGACGATGGAGATATTGATGATGAGTTAGATCCTGCAATGAAGGAACAACTTGACAG GGAAGTGGAGGATTTTGCTCGAAGATTGAATTCAGATTGGCCGGAAAGAATGCAAGAAATTCTCTCTCTGGGTCAACAAAGAAGGCTTGTACCAATATCTATGAATGGGAATGGTTCTGCTCATAG GTTTGGACAGCAGATAATGATCCCCTAA
- the LOC117933555 gene encoding SKP1-like protein 21 isoform X2, whose product MSESAMAVVKPEMKSYIWLQTADGSIQQVEEEVAMFCPMICREILQTGMGSSKNYAISLPQRVNPAILGLILDYCRFHQVPGRSNKERKSFDEKFIRMDTKKLCELTSAADSLQLKPLVDLTSRALARIIEGKTPEEIRETFHLPDDLTEEEKLEPLRNITDDPRIRLLNRLYARKRKELKEREKLKNVEVEEERVDERSVDDLLSFINGEDGDSKGVRASKNKKKNRRRKDQMKDSSSNNVNGDHKKELDGVHTSCHNAEADEILVSTPSKTSKLQELPASTFSPKLEFDDGDIDDELDPAMKEQLDREVEDFARRLNSDWPERMQEILSLGQQRRLVPISMNGNGSAHRYTSLDSR is encoded by the exons ATGTCAGAAAGTGCTATGGCAGTTGTGAAACCTGAG ATGAAGTCTTATATCTGGCTCCAAACTGCTGATGGTTCTATTcaacaagttgaagaagagGTTGCCATGTTTTGCCCCATGATATGCCGAGAAATACTTCAGACTGGCATGGGATCTTCCAAAAATTATGCCATATCGCTTCCACAACGAGTCAATCCTGCTATCTTGGGCTTAATACTTGATTACTGTCGGTTTCATCAAGTACCAGGTCGCTCAAATAAG GAGCGGAAATCCTTTGATGAGAAGTTTATTCGGATGGATACAAAAAAGTTATGTGAGTTGACATCTGCTGCTGACAGCCTCCAGCTGAAGCCTTTGGTTGACCTCACCAGCCGTGCACTCGCTCGAATTATTGAGGGGAAAACTCCTGAGGAAATTCGTGAGACGTTTCATTTGCCTGATGACCTTACAGAG GAGGAGAAGTTGGAGCCCTTGAGAAACATAACTGATGATCCACGGATTCGGCTATTGAATAGATTatatgcaagaaaaaggaaagaattaaaagagagagagaaattgaaG AATGTTGAGGTTGAAGAGGAGCGTGTGGATGAGCGTTCGGTGGATGATCTCCTGTCATTTATTAATGGTGAAGATGGAG ATTCTAAAGGGGTTAGAGCttctaagaataaaaaaaaaaatcggagAAGAAAGGATCAAATGAAGGACTCTTCTTCAAACAATGTAAATGGAGACCATAAAAAG GAGTTGGATGGAGTTCACACATCTTGCCATAATGCCGAGGCTGATGAAATTTTGGTGTCCACCCCTAGTAAAACTTCAAAATTGCAGGAACTTCCTGCTTCTACCTTTTCACCTAAACTTGAGTTTGACGATGGAGATATTGATGATGAGTTAGATCCTGCAATGAAGGAACAACTTGACAG GGAAGTGGAGGATTTTGCTCGAAGATTGAATTCAGATTGGCCGGAAAGAATGCAAGAAATTCTCTCTCTGGGTCAACAAAGAAGGCTTGTACCAATATCTATGAATGGGAATGGTTCTGCTCATAGGTACACAA GTTTGGACAGCAGATAA